The Vitis vinifera cultivar Pinot Noir 40024 chromosome 12, ASM3070453v1 genome has a segment encoding these proteins:
- the LOC100250800 gene encoding zinc-finger homeodomain protein 4, translating to MARVRVKPNNGAGELGGEGVRPQINHESVVEIVRYKECMHNHAASIGYYTIDGCGEFLKGGEDGSPKALLCAACKCHRSFHRKEVLFHDDNTKVWYLHRPVTIAAAPNPLPRNILLYNLKAPPLSQQQNGVWSEKLRGGETEVEMKRRKKPRTKLTKEQKERMTAFAERVGWKSHRHNDQEIRKFCSDIGISRRVFKVWLNNNRYGKEATLPPLSSASPPPQPPSSPPPPMSPLLPPSAQASI from the coding sequence ATGGCAAGAGTTAGAGTGAAGCCTAACAATGGTGCTGGTGAACTAGGGGGTGAAGGGGTCCGTCCCCAAATCAACCATGAGTCTGTAGTTGAGATTGTGAGATATAAAGAGTGCATGCATAACCATGCAGCCTCTATTGGTTACTATACCATAGATGGATGTGGTGAGTTTTTGAAAGGTGGGGAGGATGGAAGTCCAAAAGCTCTTCTTTGTGCCGCTTGTAAATGTCACCGGAGCTTCCATCGGAAGGAGGTCCTTTTCCATGATGACAACACCAAAGTTTGGTACCTCCATCGCCCTGTGACAATTGCTGCTGCTCCAAATCCACTGCCACGTAATATTTTGCTATACAATTTGAAGGCCCCACCACTGAGTCAACAACAGAATGGGGTATGGTCTGAGAAACTTAGAGGAGGAGAAACCGAGGTGGAAATGAAACGAAGGAAGAAGCCAAGAACAAAGCTGACAAAGGAACAGAAGGAAAGAATGACTGCTTTTGCAGAAAGGGTAGGTTGGAAATCACACAGGCATAATGACCAAGAAATTCGCAAGTTCTGCTCTGATATTGGGATTAGTCGCAGAGTGTTCAAAGTTTGGTTAAACAATAATAGATATGGGAAGGAAGCTACTCTACCACCCTTATCATCTGCATCGCCACCACCACAACCACCATCATCACCACCTCCGCCAATGTCGCCACTTCTCCCACCTTCTGCTCAAGCTAGCATATGA
- the LOC100245660 gene encoding zinc-finger homeodomain protein 2, which produces MVSTYTSKCHFFLDTYCFTGTAVLAKPANPHANQQLYIVLSLTLSFYPMARGRVKSNNGVGELGAEGVLHQIKHESLVEIVRYKECMHNHAASMGYYTIDGCCEFVKGGEDGTPESLLCAACECHRSFHRKEVLFHDGTTEVWYLPRPVTIVAAPIPLPQNIFLYNLRAPPLNQHQNEVPSEILREGETKVEMEGTKKPRTKLTKEQKERMSAFAERLGWKSHRHNDEEIRKFCSDIGISRRVFKVWLNNNRYGKGAALPAPSSSASPPPPPQQPSSPPPSMPPLPPTFCSS; this is translated from the coding sequence ATGGTTTCTACCTACACTTCCAAATGTCATTTCTTTCTTGACACTTATTGCTTCACTGGAACGGCGGTTTTGGCGAAACCAGCAAACCCGCATGCAAACCAGCAATTATATATAGTCTTATCTCTTACTCTTTCTTTCTATCCTATGGCAAGAGGTAGAGTGAAGTCTAACAATGGTGTTGGTGAACTAGGGGCCGAGGGGGTCCTTCACCAAATCAAGCATGAATCTCTAGTTGAGATCGTGAGATACAAAGAGTGCATGCATAACCATGCAGCCTCCATGGGTTACTATACCATCGATGGATGTTGTGAGTTTGTGAAAGGTGGGGAGGATGGAACTCCAGAATCTCTTCTTTGTGCTGCTTGTGAATGCCACCGGAGCTTCCATCGGAAGGAGGTCCTTTTCCATGACGGCACAACCGAAGTTTGGTACCTCCCTCGCCCTGTGACAATTGTTGCTGCTCCAATCCCATTACCACAAAATATTTTTCTGTACAATTTGAGGGCCCCACCACTGAATCAACATCAGAATGAGGTACCATCTGAGATACTCAGAGAAGGAGAAACCAAGGTGGAAATGGAAGGAACGAAGAAGCCGAGAACAAAGCTGACAAAGGAGCAGAAGGAAAGAATGAGTGCTTTCGCTGAAAGGTTAGGTTGGAAATCACACAGGCATAATGACGAAGAAATTCGCAAGTTCTGCTCTGATATTGGGATTAGTCGTAGAGTGTTCAAAGTTTGGTTAAACAATAACAGATATGGGAAGGGAGCTGCTCTACCTGCACCCTCATCATCAGCATCGCCACCGCCACCGCCACAACAACCATCATCACCACCTCCATCGATGCCACCGCTACCCCCCACCTTTTGCTCAAGCTAG